From Streptomyces sp. NBC_01460, a single genomic window includes:
- a CDS encoding rod shape-determining protein: MTVSLEQLRRCHVAVDLGAARTRVYIKGVGLVVDEPSVAAVNTRTGSLIAVGALAEQMTGRTPAYIRVARPVSGGTVVDIDMAQRMLRHLLGEKLRRQLRRKPRLRAAACVPHDADPLAQRAAVETLVGLGARRVELVDTLIAAAIGCGLPVEQPTATMIMVCGAATTQIAVLSLGSIVTAVRIPIGGEAIDHAVIQHLRQHHELMLPSQSVRPLQLALRGNGLTLNGPAVTEIHGRDVATGLARSVQVDTAAVRQAIHTPLTAVLDGLGKVLRDCPPDLVADIADSGIMMVGGSALLPGLDQMLRDATGVPVHIAERPDVCSVLGLGAMLDGTVQPLVLAPLAG; the protein is encoded by the coding sequence GTGACCGTCAGTCTCGAACAGTTGCGCCGTTGCCATGTCGCCGTCGATCTCGGGGCCGCGAGGACCCGTGTGTACATCAAGGGAGTGGGGCTCGTCGTCGACGAGCCCAGTGTCGCCGCCGTGAACACGCGCACCGGCTCGCTCATCGCCGTCGGCGCGCTCGCCGAACAGATGACCGGCCGCACACCCGCGTACATCCGGGTGGCCCGCCCGGTCTCCGGCGGAACCGTCGTCGACATCGACATGGCGCAGCGCATGCTGCGCCATCTGCTCGGCGAGAAGCTCCGCCGCCAGCTGCGCCGCAAGCCCCGGCTGCGCGCCGCCGCCTGTGTCCCGCACGACGCCGATCCGCTGGCCCAGCGGGCGGCCGTCGAGACCCTCGTGGGGCTGGGAGCGCGGCGGGTGGAGCTGGTCGACACCCTCATCGCCGCGGCCATCGGCTGCGGGCTGCCGGTCGAACAGCCGACCGCCACCATGATCATGGTCTGCGGGGCGGCGACCACCCAGATCGCGGTGCTCTCGCTCGGCTCGATCGTGACCGCCGTGCGCATCCCGATCGGCGGCGAGGCCATCGACCACGCGGTCATCCAGCACCTGCGCCAGCACCACGAGCTGATGCTGCCGAGCCAGTCCGTACGGCCTCTGCAGCTGGCGCTCCGGGGCAACGGCCTGACGCTCAACGGCCCCGCGGTGACGGAGATCCACGGCCGTGACGTGGCCACGGGCCTGGCCCGTTCGGTGCAGGTGGACACCGCGGCCGTGCGCCAGGCGATCCACACCCCGCTGACCGCGGTGCTCGACGGGCTCGGCAAGGTGCTGCGGGACTGCCCGCCGGACCTGGTGGCCGACATCGCGGACTCCGGGATCATGATGGTCGGCGGCAGCGCCCTGCTGCCGGGGCTCGACCAGATGCTGCGCGACGCGACGGGCGTGCCCGTGCACATCGCCGAGCGGCCCGACGTGTGCTCGGTGCTGGGGCTCGGCGCGATGCTGGACGGCACGGTCCAGCCGCTGGTCCTCGCCCCGCTCGCCGGCTGA
- a CDS encoding MarR family winged helix-turn-helix transcriptional regulator → MATPRTDPLTLDVIQLIGGVVARYHEEYDRAAATHALTGAQARVLGLLSLEPMPMRKVARKLKCEPSNITGIVDRLELRGLVERRPDPADRRVKLAAPTEEGIRTARQLRDALDFAREPLAELSEAERTVLRDLLRRMLGEDDA, encoded by the coding sequence ATGGCCACTCCGCGCACGGACCCGCTCACCCTCGACGTCATCCAGCTCATCGGCGGCGTCGTGGCGCGCTACCACGAGGAGTACGACCGGGCCGCGGCCACGCACGCGCTGACCGGCGCGCAGGCCAGGGTGCTCGGGCTGCTCTCACTGGAGCCGATGCCCATGCGCAAGGTCGCCCGGAAGCTGAAGTGCGAACCGTCCAACATCACCGGCATAGTCGACCGACTGGAACTCCGCGGCCTCGTGGAGCGCCGCCCGGACCCGGCCGACCGGCGGGTGAAGCTCGCCGCCCCGACCGAGGAGGGCATCCGGACGGCCCGGCAGCTGCGGGACGCGCTGGACTTCGCCCGGGAGCCGCTCGCCGAGCTGTCGGAGGCGGAGCGGACGGTCCTGCGCGACCTCCTGCGCCGGATGCTCGGCGAGGACGACGCCTGA
- a CDS encoding NADP-dependent oxidoreductase, giving the protein MSALPTSSREWHLVARPHGWPEATDFALREAPVTAPGEGRVLVRNLHFSVDPYMRGRMNDVKSYTPPFKLDHPMDGGAVGEVVASNAEGFAVGDHVLHGLGWREYADVPAKHAVKVDGSIAPLSSYLGVLGMPGLTAYAGLFEVASFKEGDAVFVSGAAGAVGSQVGQMAKIKGASRVIGSAGSDEKVKLLVEEYGFDAAFNYKNGPVREQLAEAAPDGIDVYFDNVGGEHLEAAISSLNVHGRATICGMIAQYNATEPTPGPRNLALVIGKRLRLQGILVGDHAALQPQFVQDVAGWLASGELKYNETKVQGIENAYDAFVGLLRGENTGKMIVSLDA; this is encoded by the coding sequence ATGTCCGCACTTCCCACGTCCAGCCGCGAATGGCACCTCGTCGCCCGCCCGCACGGCTGGCCCGAGGCCACGGACTTCGCGCTGCGCGAGGCGCCGGTGACCGCACCCGGTGAGGGCCGCGTCCTCGTCCGCAACCTCCACTTCTCGGTCGACCCCTACATGCGTGGCCGGATGAACGACGTGAAGTCGTACACCCCGCCCTTCAAGCTCGACCACCCCATGGACGGCGGCGCGGTCGGCGAGGTCGTCGCGTCGAACGCCGAGGGCTTCGCCGTCGGCGACCACGTCCTGCACGGCCTCGGCTGGCGCGAGTACGCCGACGTCCCCGCCAAGCACGCGGTCAAGGTCGACGGCTCGATCGCCCCGCTCTCCAGCTACCTCGGTGTGCTCGGCATGCCCGGGCTCACCGCCTACGCCGGCCTGTTCGAGGTCGCCTCCTTCAAGGAGGGTGACGCCGTCTTCGTCTCCGGCGCCGCCGGTGCGGTCGGCAGTCAGGTCGGCCAGATGGCGAAGATCAAGGGCGCCTCCCGGGTCATCGGCTCGGCGGGCTCCGACGAGAAGGTCAAGCTCCTCGTCGAGGAGTACGGCTTCGACGCGGCCTTCAACTACAAGAACGGCCCCGTCCGGGAGCAGCTCGCCGAGGCCGCCCCCGACGGCATCGACGTCTACTTCGACAACGTCGGCGGTGAGCACCTGGAGGCCGCGATCTCCTCGCTCAACGTCCACGGCCGCGCCACCATCTGCGGAATGATCGCCCAGTACAACGCCACGGAGCCCACCCCGGGCCCGCGCAACCTCGCCCTCGTCATCGGCAAGCGGCTGCGCCTTCAGGGCATCCTGGTCGGCGACCACGCCGCGCTCCAGCCGCAGTTCGTCCAGGACGTGGCCGGCTGGCTCGCCTCGGGCGAGCTCAAGTACAACGAGACGAAGGTCCAGGGCATCGAGAACGCCTACGACGCGTTCGTCGGCCTGCTGCGCGGCGAGAACACCGGCAAGATGATCGTCTCGCTGGACGCCTGA
- a CDS encoding MSMEG_6728 family protein, with protein sequence MQTFLPYADFRRSALALDPRRLGKQRVEAIQVLRGLTVPGHGWRHHPAVRMWTGYQEALVRYGLDVCAVWSAEGRADTCAATLRQDLAASLGRTTVRTAAGLAAEGELPPWLGDEAFHRSHRSALVRKDPDHYRPLFPDTPPDEPYVWPSSDRDGR encoded by the coding sequence ATGCAGACCTTCCTGCCGTACGCCGACTTCCGGCGGAGCGCCCTCGCCCTGGATCCGCGACGGCTGGGCAAGCAGCGGGTCGAGGCGATCCAGGTCCTGCGGGGGCTCACCGTCCCCGGCCACGGCTGGCGCCACCATCCCGCGGTCCGCATGTGGACCGGCTACCAGGAGGCCCTCGTCCGGTACGGCCTGGACGTCTGCGCCGTGTGGTCCGCCGAGGGCAGGGCGGACACCTGCGCGGCGACCCTCCGCCAGGACCTCGCCGCCTCACTCGGCCGCACCACGGTCCGTACGGCCGCCGGGCTCGCGGCGGAGGGCGAACTGCCGCCGTGGCTGGGCGACGAGGCGTTCCACCGGAGCCACCGCTCCGCACTGGTGCGCAAGGACCCGGACCACTACCGCCCGCTGTTCCCGGACACCCCGCCCGACGAGCCGTACGTCTGGCCGTCCTCGGACCGGGACGGGCGGTAG
- a CDS encoding SCO2400 family protein, which yields MDYCHPCQRHLNGALACAGCGTPADALAPYAVTDLSARDAEPAREARDASGTSGHRRRSREAARRRGRRTHRRRGRALLLTAAGVVLALGALSLAELAMEPGGDSGEAEYVSEASSGATEPLPSASSSSEPDDPGPVEAPTVVPVTDAHSGTATDGPARTTAPAAPPPPSSTPADAPPATTAPADPGGTEGPAEPSGSGEPTGAPTPPEPSDSPAPTPSPTETCIWWIFCP from the coding sequence ATGGATTACTGCCACCCGTGCCAACGGCACCTCAACGGCGCGCTGGCCTGCGCCGGTTGCGGGACCCCCGCCGACGCGCTGGCCCCCTATGCCGTCACGGACCTCTCCGCCCGTGACGCGGAGCCCGCCCGGGAGGCCCGGGACGCCTCCGGGACCTCCGGTCACCGCCGTCGCTCCCGGGAGGCTGCCAGGAGGCGTGGCCGCCGTACGCACAGGCGGAGGGGCCGCGCGCTGCTGCTGACGGCGGCCGGCGTGGTGCTGGCGCTGGGGGCGCTCAGCCTGGCCGAGCTGGCGATGGAGCCCGGCGGTGACAGCGGTGAGGCGGAGTACGTGAGCGAGGCGAGCTCAGGCGCCACCGAGCCCCTGCCGTCCGCCTCGTCGAGCAGTGAGCCCGACGACCCCGGGCCGGTGGAGGCCCCCACCGTCGTGCCGGTCACCGACGCGCACTCCGGGACCGCGACGGACGGCCCGGCCCGCACGACGGCGCCCGCGGCGCCCCCGCCGCCCTCCTCCACCCCGGCGGATGCCCCGCCGGCCACAACCGCGCCCGCGGACCCGGGCGGAACGGAGGGGCCGGCCGAGCCCTCGGGCTCCGGAGAGCCCACCGGGGCCCCGACGCCGCCGGAACCCTCCGACAGCCCCGCGCCCACCCCGTCGCCGACGGAGACGTGCATCTGGTGGATCTTCTGCCCCTGA
- a CDS encoding organic hydroperoxide resistance protein has translation MTIQNIDVAYTAVATAENGRDGRVSSDDGNLDVVVNPPKAMGGSGAGTNPEQLFAAGYSACFQGALGVVARQEKADISGSTVTASVSIGKTEAGGFGLEVAISASIPNVDKATAQALVEKAHQVCPYSNATRGNIKVELSVG, from the coding sequence ATGACCATCCAGAACATCGACGTCGCCTACACCGCCGTCGCCACCGCCGAGAACGGCCGTGACGGCCGCGTCTCCTCCGACGACGGCAACCTCGACGTCGTCGTCAACCCGCCGAAGGCGATGGGCGGCAGCGGCGCGGGCACCAACCCCGAGCAGCTCTTCGCGGCGGGCTACAGCGCCTGCTTCCAGGGCGCCCTCGGCGTGGTCGCGCGCCAGGAGAAGGCCGACATCTCCGGTTCGACGGTGACCGCCTCGGTCTCCATCGGCAAGACCGAGGCGGGCGGCTTCGGCCTGGAGGTCGCGATCAGCGCCTCCATCCCGAACGTCGACAAGGCCACCGCCCAGGCGCTCGTCGAGAAGGCGCACCAGGTGTGCCCGTACTCGAACGCCACCCGGGGCAACATCAAGGTCGAGCTGTCCGTCGGCTGA